A window of Cryptomeria japonica chromosome 3, Sugi_1.0, whole genome shotgun sequence contains these coding sequences:
- the LOC131027943 gene encoding secreted RxLR effector protein 161-like: MQQPRETHWLATKRVLRYLQGTQNYGLKYSKISKFSLLSYSDSDYAGDMDDGKSTSSYLMSLGSAVISWKSKKQPVPTLSSAEAEYIAASEATREILWLRRILADLQAPQASSTPLFIDNQSTIKMAKNPVFHDRTKHINTKFHFIRHYVKDGSISLQYCATIDQPADILTKALGHVKFEKFREMIGLTPSD, from the coding sequence atgcaacaacctagagaaactcattggttagcAACCAAACGGGTTCTTCGATATCTACAGGGCACTCAAAACTATGGGCTTAAATACtccaagatatcaaaattttctttgcttAGTTATTCAGATTCAGATTATGCAGGTGATATGGATGATGGAAAATCTACATCTAGTTACTTAATGTCTCTTGGTTCTGCTGTAATCTCTTGGAAATCTAAAAAACAACCAGTCCCAACTCTCTCTTCTGCAGAAGCAGAATATATAGCAGCATCTGAGGCAACTAGAGAAATCTTATGGCTTCGAAGAATTCTTGCAGATTTGCAGGCACCACAAGCTTCTTCCACACCACTCTTTATTGACAATCAATCTACTATAAAAATGGCTAAGAACCCAGTGTTTCATGATCGTACCAaacatatcaacaccaagtttcatTTTATTCGGCACTATGTGAAAGATGGCAGTATCTCCCTTCAATATTGTGCTACTATAGACCAACCTGCAGATATACTTACCAAAGCATTGGGTCATGTTAAGTTTGAAAAATTTCGTGAAATGATTGGTTTAACTCCTTCAGATTAA